AATTACCATTTTTATAATAAGCAAATACAGTATCCATAATAACACCCTTATTATAATTATATTTTATACTAATTTTTTCATTATCAAAATACCATTTTGCTAATCCATCTTTATAACCATTCACATAGATGCAAGATTCTTGAATCTTACCATTTCTATAATATTTTGAATAAAGACCATGTTTAACACCTAAAATATAAAATACATCTTCATTAATTTTTCCATTATCATGAAAATAAATTTGTCTACCATTATAACGACCTTCACTATAAAATTCTTGTTCATTTAACTTTCCTCTCTTATTAAGGGAAATACGGACTCCATCTAATTTACCTTCACGATAACTACATATTTCTCTTAACTGACCATTCTCATGATATCTTAACCACAAACCCTCCTCTAAATCATTAACAAAACTACCCTCTTCAGAAACAATAGTGTCAGAATTAAAAGGGAAAAACAATTGCCAGTGTCCTTGCTTTAGGTTGTTAGAGTCAATTAAGTTAGTTTGACTATGAACTAAAATTGGCATAATAATAAAAAAGAAAAAACGCATATTTAATTAATAATTGAATTATAAATAATTTTTTGAATATCTGTCCGTATATTTTCTTTAACCAATCTCAAATTATTTCCATCAGGAAAAGCTCTACCATTAGACAAAAAAACAAAGACAATNTCTTCTTTGGGGTCAGCCCAAGTAATTGTACCTGTCCAACCTGAATGACCAAAGCTTTCCAGAGAAATAGAGTCACAAGTAGGTCCATCTTCTTCAGGATCAATACTTGGCTTATCAAAAATAATACCTCTTCTATTTTTAATATGAGAAAAGGGCGAATTTGTAAATTTAGAAATAGTTTTTTCATTAAGTAAATACTTGTTCCCACACTTGCCACCATCTAAATAAAATTGCATTAATTTCATGAGATCTATTGCATTTGCAAATAATCCAGCGTGTAGTGCTACACCACCAAATAATGCCGCACCCTGATCATGTACATATCCTTGAATTAATTGTTTACGAAAATAAACATCATTTTCTGTAGGTACTATTTTACTTTTTGGAAATTTTTCTAGTGGATGATAAGTTATTCTATAGACACCCATTGGGTAATAAAAGTTCTTATAAAGAAAATTAGGAATACTAGATCTTATTTTTTTTTCTAAAATAGGTTGTAAAAGATAAAATCCCAAGTCACTGTATCGATATTCTTTTGTTTCTAGTAATTCAGAATTAATAATGTCATCAATAATTGTATCAGTAAAGCTTTTTTTTATAAAAATATTCTTTGCAACNNACAAAGAATAANTGCTAGTATAATCTTTGGTATATAAATCATCTCGTAATTCTCCAAATTCATTTANTGTGTTTTTGTAAAATGGTATCCAAGGAAATAATTTTGCCTGATGAGTTAAAATGTCTATCATTTTTAAATTACCCTTATTAGTGTTTTTGAAAAGATTAGAGTAATGTTTTAATTTTTTATTTAAATTGAAGGACTTTTGATCATACAAGTACATAATTAATGGTGCAGCTGAAGCAATCTTAGTAATTGAAGCAACATCATAAAGATGATCATCTCTAACCAATTGAATTGAATCATATGTGTGATACCCAAAAGATTTTTGATAAAATATCTNACCATGTCTAGAAACAACAATCTGACAACCAGGCATAATTCCGTTACTAATTGCATTATTAACTAGTGTATCAATCTCATTCAGTGAATCTACATCCATTCCTAACTCAACAGGTAAAGAAAATTGCAAATTTCTAGATTTATCTAAAAAAAGACCGTCTCCTATTGAAAATTGATTTAAAGAGATAGGCAGTTTACCCTTTACCTCTATAGAGCCAAAATGTAACTGAGCGGATAAGTCTTGAAAATCATAAGAATTTTGATAAGACAAAACTACAGCCTGAGCATTTGATGTATTAATACTATTTAGCAATCTAGGATGACCAAAAATATTTAAAATCACATTATTAGCATTAATTAATTTATTTAAAAAAATGCTATCATTNAATTTTAAATGATGCTTTTCCCAGAAATTATTATTTGGATAATGTAAACTAACAATTATAATATCATAGTGATTTAAT
Above is a genomic segment from Flavobacteriales bacterium TMED191 containing:
- a CDS encoding toxin-antitoxin system YwqK family antitoxin, with translation MRFFFFIIMPILVHSQTNLIDSNNLKQGHWQLFFPFNSDTIVSEEGSFVNDLEEGLWLRYHENGQLREICSYREGKLDGVRISLNKRGKLNEQEFYSEGRYNGRQIYFHDNGKINEDVFYILGVKHGLYSKYYRNGKIQESCIYVNGYKDGLAKWYFDNEKISIKYNYNKGVIMDTVFAYYKNGNLKSQSFYKDNELNGDKIIYFPNGGVRENGSFMNGKKNGDWCVYDSLGVRIECVRYKXGLRND
- a CDS encoding beta-N-acetylglucosaminidase, producing MGSLLIINSVLRQFXIVLIFFFFVSFTINXDIVQKSTLPIYHNEVTANWADSILSTLTLDQKIAQLFMVQANGKNLDENYYNKVDSLILKHEIGGLIFFQSGPSQLKSLLSRYNKISPIGLLAGIDAEWGVAMRLDSVQTFPWMMTLGAIQDDDLLYQFXSHVAKQCQELGLHMNFAPVLDINNNPNNPIIDRRSFGEDRYLVASKGILYMQGLHDHNILACAKHFPGHGDTDVDSHLSLPVIRHNRDRLDSLELFPFKKLIDNRLGSIMVAHINLPTIDTLNVPSSFSKKLIMDILKDDMKFNGLVVSDALNMHALSDFSKPGERELNAFLAGNDILLFPTNVPMAISLIKSKVKNSPLLYQQLDNSCRQILMLKRWAFLASQKNVINNTDLQNNSSKLLNRQLSKNAITLLQNNQALPIQTNDSVKIACLIMGSDSGDVFYDRLNSYIPVSKYNYYSESDSGLLIDKLNHYDIIIVSLHYPNNNFWEKHHLKXNDSIFLNKLINANNVILNIFGHPRLLNSINTSNAQAVVLSYQNSYDFQDLSAQLHFGSIEVKGKLPISLNQFSIGDGLFLDKSRNLQFSLPVELGMDVDSLNEIDTLVNNAISNGIMPGCQIVVSRHGXIFYQKSFGYHTYDSIQLVRDDHLYDVASITKIASAAPLIMYLYDQKSFNLNKKLKHYSNLFKNTNKGNLKMIDILTHQAKLFPWIPFYKNTXNEFGELRDDLYTKDYTSXYSLXVAKNIFIKKSFTDTIIDDIINSELLETKEYRYSDLGFYLLQPILEKKIRSSIPNFLYKNFYYPMGVYRITYHPLEKFPKSKIVPTENDVYFRKQLIQGYVHDQGAALFGGVALHAGLFANAIDLMKLMQFYLDGGKCGNKYLLNEKTISKFTNSPFSHIKNRRGIIFDKPSIDPEEDGPTCDSISLESFGHSGWTGTITWADPKEXIVFVFLSNGRAFPDGNNLRLVKENIRTDIQKIIYNSIIN